One window of the Archangium primigenium genome contains the following:
- a CDS encoding SAM-dependent methyltransferase encodes MLGTASAMGKPYRPKDHYFKKAKQEGLRARSAFKVDEILKRHPFLKKGASVLDLGAAPGGFLQILADTVGANGRVIGVDIVPIRPFSQAFVKTAVLDVLADDFDAKLLAMYEGPFDAVISDMAPKTSGIRTTDEARSLRLARKALEVSLTRGRPGSAFVAKLFMGGEFEEFRDEVRAGFEEVKLVRPEATRGASMEVYIVGLRRRVAPASAPA; translated from the coding sequence ATGCTAGGGACCGCATCCGCCATGGGCAAGCCCTACCGTCCGAAAGACCACTATTTCAAGAAAGCCAAGCAAGAAGGGCTCCGGGCCCGGTCCGCCTTCAAGGTGGATGAAATCCTCAAGCGCCATCCCTTCTTGAAGAAGGGCGCGTCGGTGTTGGACCTGGGCGCGGCGCCGGGCGGCTTCTTGCAGATCCTCGCCGACACGGTGGGGGCCAACGGCCGGGTGATTGGCGTGGACATCGTACCCATCCGGCCCTTCTCCCAGGCCTTCGTGAAGACGGCGGTGCTGGACGTGCTGGCGGACGACTTCGACGCGAAGCTGCTCGCGATGTACGAGGGGCCCTTCGACGCCGTCATCTCCGACATGGCGCCCAAGACGAGCGGCATCCGCACCACGGACGAGGCGCGCAGCCTGCGCCTGGCGCGCAAGGCGCTCGAGGTGTCGCTCACCCGGGGCCGCCCGGGCTCGGCCTTCGTGGCCAAGCTCTTCATGGGCGGCGAGTTCGAGGAGTTCCGCGACGAGGTGCGCGCGGGCTTCGAGGAGGTGAAGCTGGTGCGGCCCGAGGCCACCCGGGGCGCGAGCATGGAGGTCTACATCGTCGGGCTGCGACGTCGGGTGGCCCCGGCGTCGGCTCCGGCTTAG
- a CDS encoding SOS response-associated peptidase, with the protein MCGRVTIQTPALAIARELNLAGVRSAIERPRYNLAPTQQIPVVLNDGTRLLDTARWGLIPSWAKEPGIGSKLINARAETVAEKPSFRSALKRRRCLVLVDGWFEWKQNTKPKTPFYFHRQDGRPMAFAGLWEEWTAPDTGEVLRTCTILTTGPNAVMAPIHDRMPVILQPEAQDLWLRPEPQEAATLQPLLGPDEASPLELWEVARVVNSPTNDVAACVERVASQAPLLV; encoded by the coding sequence ATGTGTGGACGCGTCACCATCCAGACCCCCGCCCTCGCCATCGCCCGCGAGCTCAACCTCGCCGGTGTCCGCTCGGCCATCGAGCGCCCCCGCTACAACCTCGCCCCCACCCAGCAGATCCCCGTCGTGCTCAATGACGGCACGCGCCTGCTCGACACGGCGCGCTGGGGCCTCATCCCCTCGTGGGCCAAGGAGCCCGGGATTGGCAGCAAGCTCATCAACGCCCGCGCCGAGACGGTGGCCGAGAAGCCCAGCTTCCGCTCGGCCCTCAAGCGCCGCCGCTGCCTGGTGCTCGTGGATGGCTGGTTCGAGTGGAAGCAGAACACCAAGCCCAAGACGCCCTTCTACTTCCACCGCCAGGACGGCCGCCCCATGGCCTTCGCCGGGCTGTGGGAGGAGTGGACGGCCCCGGACACGGGCGAGGTCTTGCGCACCTGCACCATCCTCACCACTGGCCCCAATGCCGTGATGGCGCCCATCCACGACCGGATGCCCGTCATCCTCCAGCCCGAGGCCCAGGACCTCTGGCTGCGCCCCGAGCCCCAGGAGGCCGCCACCCTCCAGCCCCTGCTCGGGCCGGACGAGGCCTCACCCCTGGAGTTGTGGGAGGTGGCCCGGGTGGTGAACTCGCCCACCAACGACGTGGCGGCCTGCGTGGAGCGCGTGGCCAGCCAGGCGCCCCTGCTCGTCTGA
- a CDS encoding EndoU domain-containing protein, whose protein sequence is MRPSLAVVLSVLLGFLPARAHAAGAFVSSVKLEALAEPESKTVVFTVEPDTAYPVLKKGGPGRAWCKVKSATAEGWVRCDGTAELPETPRLSGEFLASRDRVPTAAPLPAQVPEATGCASRCTRPPLFRVAPELAPEDREVLGLCPARPDASVSAGDVRRFLSAHYEDTRLQRALSAAGRPGARQANLDWLTGLWVSTGPRNAFTHVFCGDDWTGRTIGGLHYLPRYAQLEAEGKVCFDGPARGRESLQGGQYVIRFRGVAPWSCGEKKLGGFAQRVDPVALVAIGTRAFARCCARGGAQKEGGVYAAPDVGPGAWRIWCGTRNGTYGIASLYPTDERPTCGE, encoded by the coding sequence ATGCGGCCCTCCCTCGCTGTCGTCCTGAGTGTCCTCCTGGGTTTTCTCCCCGCGCGCGCCCACGCCGCGGGGGCCTTCGTCTCCAGCGTGAAGCTGGAGGCGCTGGCCGAGCCCGAATCGAAAACCGTCGTCTTCACCGTCGAGCCGGACACGGCCTACCCCGTGCTCAAGAAGGGAGGGCCGGGCCGGGCCTGGTGCAAGGTGAAGAGCGCCACAGCCGAGGGCTGGGTGCGGTGCGATGGCACGGCGGAGCTGCCCGAGACCCCCCGCCTGAGCGGGGAGTTCCTCGCGTCGAGGGATCGCGTCCCCACGGCCGCGCCGCTCCCCGCCCAGGTGCCCGAGGCCACGGGCTGCGCGAGCCGCTGCACCCGCCCGCCCCTGTTCCGCGTGGCCCCGGAGCTCGCACCGGAGGATCGCGAGGTGCTGGGCCTGTGCCCCGCCCGGCCCGATGCCTCCGTGAGCGCGGGCGACGTCAGGCGCTTCCTCTCGGCGCACTACGAGGACACGCGCCTGCAACGGGCGCTGTCCGCCGCGGGCCGCCCGGGCGCGCGACAGGCGAACCTGGACTGGCTCACCGGCCTGTGGGTGAGCACGGGCCCGCGCAACGCCTTCACCCACGTCTTCTGCGGGGATGACTGGACGGGCCGCACCATCGGGGGCCTGCACTACCTGCCGCGCTACGCCCAGCTCGAGGCCGAGGGCAAGGTGTGCTTCGACGGCCCCGCCCGGGGCCGCGAGTCCCTGCAGGGCGGCCAGTACGTCATCCGCTTCCGGGGCGTGGCGCCCTGGTCCTGCGGCGAGAAGAAGCTCGGGGGCTTCGCCCAGCGGGTGGACCCCGTGGCGCTGGTGGCCATAGGCACCCGCGCCTTCGCCCGGTGCTGCGCGCGCGGCGGGGCCCAGAAGGAGGGCGGCGTCTACGCGGCCCCGGACGTGGGCCCGGGGGCGTGGCGCATCTGGTGCGGCACGCGCAACGGCACCTACGGCATCGCCTCGCTCTACCCCACCGACGAGCGGCCGACCTGCGGCGAGTGA
- a CDS encoding cation:proton antiporter, producing MEHATYSPALCVALALMAGMLAQVLARRLSIPGIVVLLGTGVLLGPEVLGLVRPTTLGGALPMLVNFSVAVILFEGALSLDVRRLRKEGRVIRWLVTVGALVTALCGALAARHVMGWSWRNALLFGTLVMVTGPTVITPLLRRIRVVRPVETVLEGEGIFVDAVGAITAVVALEVALRPPEEALSTFFHALALRWAVGLGVGGLAGGLIARGLKSQRAIPEELRNVFSLAMVLGLGQVSGALAPESGVVAVIAAGLVVGNAGVPVRRELVTFKEQLTVMLVGMLFVLLAADVRLREVTALGWRGLVTVGLLMVVARPLAVWASTQGARLTWREKGFIAWMGPRGIVAAAVASLFANRLEAHEMDGGPALRALVFLVIAVTVVVQGLSGGWVADWLGVRRTAPGGYVLLGANGLGRLVARALKAAGQHVTLVDTGDEACRRAQEEGLHVIFGDGLDERTLLRAQLEGRAGFVGLTVNEGVNLLFTQKVRDHDRAAPRLVAMHRGHSAIRKEHATEHNRVLFGDERGLDLWASWCDRGQVSLERWVLEAPQLEASTPGASRALEDALLPVLHVRDGQVRLYDDLTRPLTGDRVDFALHAERADVARDWLAAHGWRPEASVPAPAWVGGILPEPCGPPSLSS from the coding sequence ATGGAACACGCGACCTACTCCCCCGCTCTCTGTGTGGCCCTGGCCTTGATGGCGGGGATGTTGGCCCAGGTGCTCGCCCGTCGGCTGAGCATCCCGGGCATCGTGGTGCTGCTCGGCACGGGCGTGCTGCTCGGGCCCGAGGTGCTGGGGCTCGTGCGGCCCACCACGCTCGGTGGCGCGCTGCCGATGCTGGTCAACTTCTCGGTGGCCGTCATCCTCTTCGAGGGCGCGCTGAGCCTGGACGTGCGCCGCCTGCGCAAGGAGGGCCGCGTCATCCGCTGGCTGGTGACGGTGGGCGCGCTGGTGACGGCCCTGTGCGGCGCGCTCGCGGCCCGGCACGTGATGGGCTGGAGCTGGAGGAACGCGCTGCTCTTCGGCACGCTGGTGATGGTGACGGGGCCCACCGTCATCACCCCGCTCTTGCGCCGCATCCGGGTGGTGCGCCCGGTGGAGACGGTGCTCGAGGGCGAGGGCATCTTCGTGGACGCGGTGGGCGCCATCACCGCCGTGGTGGCCCTGGAGGTGGCGCTGCGTCCGCCCGAGGAGGCGCTGTCCACCTTCTTCCACGCGCTCGCGCTGCGCTGGGCCGTGGGCCTGGGCGTGGGCGGCCTCGCCGGGGGGCTCATCGCGCGCGGGCTCAAGTCCCAGCGGGCCATCCCCGAGGAGCTGCGCAACGTCTTCAGCCTGGCCATGGTGCTGGGGCTCGGGCAGGTGAGCGGCGCGCTCGCCCCGGAGAGCGGCGTGGTGGCCGTCATCGCCGCGGGCCTCGTGGTGGGCAACGCGGGGGTGCCCGTGCGGCGCGAGCTGGTGACCTTCAAGGAGCAGCTCACCGTCATGCTCGTGGGCATGCTCTTCGTCCTGCTGGCCGCGGACGTGCGGCTGCGCGAGGTGACGGCGCTCGGGTGGCGGGGGCTCGTCACCGTGGGGCTGCTCATGGTCGTGGCCCGGCCGCTCGCGGTGTGGGCCTCCACCCAGGGCGCGCGGCTGACGTGGCGCGAGAAGGGCTTCATCGCCTGGATGGGACCGCGGGGCATCGTGGCGGCGGCGGTGGCCTCGCTCTTCGCCAACCGACTGGAGGCCCATGAGATGGATGGGGGCCCCGCGCTGCGGGCGCTCGTGTTCCTCGTCATCGCGGTGACGGTGGTGGTGCAGGGCCTGAGTGGCGGGTGGGTCGCGGACTGGCTGGGCGTGCGGCGCACCGCGCCGGGCGGCTATGTGCTGCTCGGGGCCAATGGCCTGGGCCGGCTCGTGGCGCGGGCGCTCAAGGCCGCGGGCCAGCACGTGACCCTGGTGGACACCGGCGACGAGGCCTGCCGCCGTGCCCAGGAGGAGGGCCTGCACGTCATCTTCGGGGACGGCCTGGACGAGCGCACCCTGCTGCGCGCCCAGCTCGAGGGCCGCGCGGGCTTCGTGGGGCTCACCGTCAACGAGGGCGTCAACCTGCTCTTCACCCAGAAGGTCCGCGACCACGACCGCGCGGCGCCCCGGCTCGTCGCCATGCACCGGGGCCACTCGGCCATCCGCAAGGAGCACGCGACGGAGCACAACCGCGTCCTCTTCGGGGACGAACGCGGGCTCGACCTGTGGGCCTCGTGGTGCGATCGGGGGCAGGTCTCGCTCGAGCGCTGGGTGCTGGAGGCGCCCCAACTGGAGGCCTCGACGCCCGGCGCGAGCCGCGCGCTCGAGGACGCCCTGCTGCCCGTGCTGCACGTGCGCGACGGACAGGTGCGGCTCTACGACGACCTGACCCGGCCCCTGACGGGCGATCGCGTGGACTTCGCGCTCCACGCCGAGCGGGCCGACGTGGCCCGCGACTGGCTCGCCGCCCATGGCTGGCGGCCCGAGGCGAGCGTGCCCGCCCCGGCGTGGGTCGGGGGTATCCTCCCCGAGCCATGCGGCCCTCCCTCGCTGTCGTCCTGA
- the tyrS gene encoding tyrosine--tRNA ligase, which yields MSDQPLRKATPQEQFDEVTRGTVDLQVPEELKKKLERSYSTGKPLVIKAGFDPSRPDLHLGHSLLLTRMRRFQEFGHQVIFLIGDFTALIGDPSGKNAARPPLTRDEVKTNALTYQEQVFKVLDGQRTQVRFNSEWLDKLGTEGMIRLASRYSVQRMLERDDFKKRYREERSISLHEFLYPLLQGYDSVALKADVELGATDQLFNLLVGRQLMKEEGMEPQVIMTGPILEGLDARLVDGKITGDKMSKSLDNYVGISEAPEQIYGKLMSITDDLMWRYYELLSSRTLPELAALKGQVERGEVHPKQAKSGFAEEMAARFHSPEAARQAMQAWEQRYSQKKVVAEDQPLVEVPLAGAPTVPLAKALAEAKLVASGTEGRKLMGQGGVRVNGEKVMDPKHELPAGEYLVQVGKHKSARLKLS from the coding sequence ATGTCCGACCAACCGCTGCGCAAGGCGACCCCCCAGGAGCAGTTCGACGAAGTGACCCGCGGCACCGTGGACCTCCAGGTGCCCGAGGAGCTCAAGAAGAAGCTCGAGCGCTCGTATTCCACGGGCAAGCCGCTCGTCATCAAGGCGGGGTTCGATCCCAGCCGGCCGGACCTGCACCTGGGCCACTCGCTGCTGCTCACGCGCATGCGGCGCTTCCAGGAGTTCGGCCACCAGGTCATCTTCCTCATCGGGGACTTCACCGCCCTCATCGGAGACCCCTCGGGCAAGAACGCCGCCCGCCCGCCGCTCACGCGCGACGAGGTGAAGACCAACGCCCTGACGTACCAGGAGCAGGTCTTCAAGGTGCTCGACGGCCAGCGCACCCAGGTGCGCTTCAACTCCGAGTGGCTCGACAAGCTCGGCACCGAGGGGATGATCCGCCTGGCGAGCCGCTACTCGGTGCAGCGCATGCTCGAGCGCGACGACTTCAAGAAGCGCTACCGCGAGGAGCGCTCCATCTCCCTGCACGAGTTCCTCTACCCGCTCCTGCAGGGCTACGACTCGGTGGCGCTCAAGGCGGACGTGGAGCTGGGCGCGACGGATCAGCTCTTCAACCTGCTCGTGGGCCGCCAGCTCATGAAGGAAGAGGGCATGGAGCCCCAGGTCATCATGACCGGCCCCATCCTCGAGGGCCTGGACGCCAGGCTCGTCGACGGGAAGATCACCGGCGACAAGATGTCCAAGAGCCTGGACAACTACGTGGGCATCAGCGAGGCGCCGGAGCAGATCTACGGCAAGCTGATGAGCATCACGGACGATCTGATGTGGCGCTACTACGAGCTCCTGTCCTCGCGCACGCTGCCGGAGCTCGCCGCGCTCAAGGGCCAGGTGGAGCGCGGCGAGGTGCACCCCAAGCAGGCCAAGTCCGGCTTCGCCGAGGAGATGGCCGCGCGCTTCCACTCGCCCGAGGCCGCCCGGCAGGCGATGCAGGCCTGGGAGCAGCGCTACTCGCAGAAGAAGGTCGTCGCCGAGGATCAGCCGCTCGTGGAGGTGCCGCTCGCCGGCGCGCCCACCGTGCCGCTCGCCAAGGCGCTCGCCGAGGCGAAGCTCGTCGCCAGCGGCACCGAGGGCCGCAAGCTCATGGGCCAGGGCGGCGTGCGCGTCAACGGCGAGAAGGTGATGGACCCCAAGCACGAGCTGCCCGCGGGCGAGTACCTCGTGCAGGTCGGCAAGCACAAGTCGGCGCGGCTCAAACTATCCTGA
- a CDS encoding TIGR00282 family metallophosphoesterase has product MKVLFMGDVVGKPGMQAVRTLLPKLIARHSVDLVIANAENSEGGAGISPESAEALLDCEVNLLTSGNHFWTKKQIFPWVEEHPHLLLRPANYPKGAPGRGHTVIQTPDGRKLGVLNLEGRVFMKPLDNPFAVAPELVAELRKQTPCILVDMHCEASSEKNAMGAHLDGKVSAVVGTHTHVQTADERILPGGTAFITDVGMCGPLDSVIGVKKELSVERFVTLRNTPYEVAKNLVYLQGVVIEMDDKTGKARSIERIREHLPGT; this is encoded by the coding sequence GTGAAAGTACTCTTCATGGGAGATGTGGTGGGCAAGCCTGGCATGCAGGCGGTGCGCACCCTTCTCCCGAAGTTGATCGCCCGCCACTCGGTGGACCTCGTCATCGCCAACGCGGAGAACAGCGAAGGCGGGGCGGGCATCTCCCCCGAGTCGGCGGAGGCGTTGCTGGACTGTGAGGTCAACCTCCTCACCAGCGGCAACCACTTCTGGACCAAGAAGCAGATCTTCCCCTGGGTGGAGGAGCATCCGCACCTGCTGTTGCGGCCGGCCAACTACCCCAAGGGAGCGCCGGGTCGCGGGCACACCGTCATCCAGACGCCGGACGGGCGCAAGCTCGGGGTGCTCAACCTCGAGGGGCGCGTGTTCATGAAGCCCCTGGACAACCCGTTCGCGGTGGCGCCGGAGCTCGTGGCGGAGCTGCGCAAGCAGACGCCCTGCATCCTCGTGGACATGCACTGCGAGGCCTCGAGCGAGAAGAACGCCATGGGCGCGCACCTGGACGGCAAGGTCTCCGCCGTGGTGGGCACCCACACCCACGTGCAGACGGCCGACGAGCGGATTCTCCCCGGCGGCACCGCCTTCATCACCGACGTGGGCATGTGCGGCCCGCTCGACTCCGTCATCGGCGTGAAGAAGGAGCTGTCCGTCGAGCGCTTCGTCACCCTGCGCAACACGCCCTACGAGGTCGCCAAGAACCTCGTGTACCTGCAGGGCGTGGTCATCGAGATGGACGACAAGACGGGCAAGGCGCGCAGCATCGAGCGCATCCGCGAGCACCTGCCCGGCACCTGA
- a CDS encoding 5-formyltetrahydrofolate cyclo-ligase, whose amino-acid sequence MSETVAQEGAVRKVSLREELTARRKAMTPEMIDERGIKVQSRFLATPYYQKARTVALYAPIRGEVPTRDILIAALMDEKIVCYPLSHVHGRILAFRAIKSETELEPGRLGVREPTNSADLIAVDQIDLFVVPGLGFSPDGKRLGRGGGYYDATLKAASARSRRVGLAFNDQIVQTIPTNSDDVDMDLVVTESQTMRGLYRDWDFLDT is encoded by the coding sequence GTGAGCGAGACGGTGGCGCAAGAGGGAGCGGTTCGGAAGGTGTCGCTGCGCGAGGAGCTGACGGCGCGACGCAAGGCGATGACGCCGGAGATGATCGACGAGCGGGGCATCAAGGTGCAGTCCCGCTTCCTGGCGACGCCGTACTACCAAAAAGCGCGCACCGTCGCGCTCTATGCCCCCATCCGGGGCGAGGTACCCACGCGGGACATCCTCATCGCGGCGCTGATGGACGAGAAGATCGTCTGCTACCCGCTCTCGCACGTGCACGGGCGCATCCTGGCCTTCCGGGCCATCAAGTCCGAGACCGAGCTGGAGCCGGGGCGCCTGGGGGTGCGGGAGCCCACCAACTCCGCGGACCTCATCGCGGTGGATCAGATCGATCTCTTCGTCGTGCCGGGGCTGGGCTTCTCGCCCGACGGCAAGCGGCTGGGGCGCGGCGGCGGCTACTACGACGCCACCCTGAAGGCGGCCTCGGCGCGCAGCCGGCGCGTGGGACTTGCCTTCAACGACCAGATCGTCCAAACCATCCCCACGAACAGTGACGACGTGGACATGGACCTCGTGGTCACCGAGTCGCAGACGATGCGCGGGCTCTACCGCGACTGGGATTTCCTCGACACGTGA